The genome window GGCTTGCTGACCAAAGTATTTTCTAGCTACATCTGTTGTAGAAATAATTGAATTGCCTAATGTTAAAGGTAATTGTGGAATGACTAAAAGAAAAAAGGCGTTAATAAAATCGTCAATCTTAGGAATAGATAGACTGAATTCTGGCATATTAAACATTTGGATGGCAGAATGCTCCATTCCTCTGGTTAACAAATTTAGCCCTATTCCCCAGATTAATATGGCAATTGTAGCAGGAAACCCTTTATTCCAGAGAAAAATAGATATAATCACTAATCCCCCAAAAATCATCAGCAGTTGGAAAGGTATTCCTCCTGATAAACCACAACTACCCTCGGAGATGATTGATTTAGTAATCATCTTCCAACTTGTATTTACTAACATCAACCCTATTCCTAACTGTATTCCTTTTATTATTGGCGGGCTAAACAGACAAGTCAAAAGTCTGGTTAATCCAGTTATTGCCAGTAACAATAAGATTATCCCCATTAATATCCCTGCGGCATAAATTAATGAAGGGCTGAGACTATTAGCAATAGCAATAGCCGCTAAGGCTTTTAAGGGTTGAACAGGCATCGGTAGTTTATAATAAAAACCAGCAATTATATATACCAATCCAACCATCAATAAACTCACTGTGGCATTCAATCCATTTATAGCGATAAGAGATACATAGATTGGGAGGAGTGTGGGAATATCTCCTAAGGCACCAGATAATTCAGTTAAGAATGTTTTTTTATTATTTTCTTTCATTATATCTCCTGAAAATGGGCTGTCTGACCTGTCGGACAATCCCCTATGTTTTCCTCAATCCAGCAAATATGCCTCAACCTCTATTCCTTGTTTCAACTCCGTTACCTCTTCAGGCACTACCACTAAAGCATTGGCTAAGACGAGAAATTTCAATATCCCGGAACCCTGCGGTCCGGTTGGGAAGGCTTGATAATGATTATCTTTCCTCTCTATTCGGACCCGCAAAAAGAATTTTCTACCTGGTTTTTTTCTGAAGTCCTGCATCAATTCTGCCTTGACCACTGTTCGATAAATATCTTTATGCCCCATCATCTTAAGCAAGGCAGGTCGAACAAAGATCTCAAAGCAAATTATGGCAGAAACAGGGTTACCTGGTAAGCCAAAAATAGGTTTAGTATTATGCAAGGCAAAGGTAATGGGTTT of bacterium contains these proteins:
- a CDS encoding putative sulfate/molybdate transporter — encoded protein: MKENNKKTFLTELSGALGDIPTLLPIYVSLIAINGLNATVSLLMVGLVYIIAGFYYKLPMPVQPLKALAAIAIANSLSPSLIYAAGILMGIILLLLAITGLTRLLTCLFSPPIIKGIQLGIGLMLVNTSWKMITKSIISEGSCGLSGGIPFQLLMIFGGLVIISIFLWNKGFPATIAILIWGIGLNLLTRGMEHSAIQMFNMPEFSLSIPKIDDFINAFFLLVIPQLPLTLGNSIISTTDVARKYFGQQARRVTETSLCLGLGTANMVIGCLGECLFVMVQVV
- a CDS encoding molybdopterin molybdotransferase MoeA translates to MLSALGSKEIDVIRQVYVSVISTGDELIDLDEELTWSKKRNSNGYALEAQVRQVGAKPVQLGIVPDNSQRIKEAILNALVLSDVVILSGGVSMGDYDLVGKVLEDIGAEVQFTKVAIKPGKPITFALHNTKPIFGLPGNPVSAIICFEIFVRPALLKMMGHKDIYRTVVKAELMQDFRKKPGRKFFLRVRIERKDNHYQAFPTGPQGSGILKFLVLANALVVVPEEVTELKQGIEVEAYLLD